AAAAACAAGGTTCGCTTCTCTTGCTGCTCTTCTTTTAGTTCTTGACAAATACATGGCAGGATTTCCTTCAACCATATCAATCTGTAGTGCCTTATTGATGGTCGAGTGTTTAGGATTCAGAGTCTGTGACAATGGTAAATCATCATTCTCATGGAAATCTAACTCTTCATACATAGAGAGCAACTCTTCAGGTTGtattttctcttcttcttcaggtTCGTAATCGGCAGTTTCTGCAGCCAGTTCCTCACTTTCTTTATACTCATCGCCACTTGAAACTTCATCTAGAGAGCTCGAAGCAACAAATGagtcattttttttagccttttgttgtttctttttcggACTTGTAAAACTACGCTCATCGAAATATACCTTGTCCGGATTATTCATTGGCGTAGCAGGAGGTGCTTCAAGCATACCACTGGTGATCCTTTGTTTTAGGGAAGATACtgattttttcttttgggGTATTTTACGATTAGATCTGGATTCAGGTGGTGGCGCCAAAGATACTGGCGATGATAAAGGCGAttgtttggattttttCGGAGTGGTTTTGTCATCAGTTATGTCAACGGTACTATAAACCCCTCCTCGGATCGTTTCAGCTTGACTAAAGTTAATTGGAGTGGAAATTGCAGGTTCGGGTGTATaagtaattgatttgaatttattatccACCAAAACTCGAAGTTCATCATTGCTCTCATTAAACACATCTTCCACAGCAAATTCAGGATCCAAATCACATAAATCTTTATTCTGAAAAGCCAAAACCCGTAGTTTCCGCTCTCTTGGATATCTTTTAGAAAATCGTGTTATTAAACCTTCTTCTAAACTCTCAATGTTCGCTGTACGGTCCACAAGATACAAGAACTTGACATATTTTCTGGGATCAATGTTGGATGCATCAATCTGTTCAAATTCCTTAGGAATCAACAAagctttcaattttattttactCATCTGTCAATAATATATGATATCCTTCCTCCTGATTCGTCTTAATTTCCcctgtttgtttgttttgttttagaCTTCACAATGAGATGtgctttaaaaaaatatatatatgtacaGATTGAAGTggaattgttttttttgtcaaaGTACGCGATTGAAACTTTTTTTCTGCGACTCctcctttcttttctttctcagTACTTCACGTACATTCTCTCTTGTTTCTCCCCTCCTACACACACACCTCGTTAACCCAATaacaattcattatcaataatgataCATAACATATATTTATAACATTTACATAAATTAACAGATCTACTTCTCTATTGACTCTAAAAACTGTTTCCttttattttccaattggAATTGTTTGAGTAGCCTTTCATTTATAtcttcgtcatcatcaaaatcattattttcatcttGTTGTCTCAATTCAGACAAGTCAGGTTTATCCAAGCATGGACCCCAGCTTATAATTTCACCATCAATTGTACCACAAAAATATTTAGCAGTTGAAGGACCACCATTACACATAGATACTGTTCTACCTGTGTTTCTACTACCTTTTCGTGCCAATCGGTTTACCAACTTGCCATCAATTGTTCTAAATATGAAAACATCTCCACTTTCTGAAgggaataataaaaattgggTTTCAGTTTCACCTTGAGGATTCAACAAAAGAGGGATCGTATGTGGATGTTTATTTCGTATTAATGGcccaaaattaattaatttattaattggtggtggtgtgGAAACATTGACCATATCCCAAACTCtaattttatcatcattaccAACAGTATACAATAGTGATCCCAGGGGATCCCACACAAGCCCATTGACTGGGCCCAGATGGGCTTTGGATAGTTTGGTAGTATAGCTGGAATCATTGGTTCTCAGCATGTCCAATTGGGTCAAACAGCTTTGACTTCTTCTTATATCCCAGATTTTCACTTCCCCGTCGTACCCACCCGATGCCAATATATTCAGATTTATGGGATGCCATTTCACTACTAAAGTTTTACCTTTATGTCCCAGTAATGTATGAGCACTAGAAGTTGAATTTAAATCCAATAGTCGAATGAACGGCTGATCATTTGCTGTAGCAATCAAAGCATTTTCTGCAGATATATCTATATCGTAAACTTTGTTCAGTAGATCAAATGTGTGCACTGGGGTGAGTTCATTAGTGTCCCATATTTTCACAGTGTGATCAAAAGACGAGCTTGCAAACATTCCAGTGTCATACGGCCACCATTGAATACACGATATTCCAAATTTGTGATGATGTCGTTTTAGGATGGTTGCTAAATTGACAAAAGTCGATACAGGATTGTCGtaatcaaaattatcaaaagtGGACGGATGTAAATGTAGATTGGCATCTATTTCGTTTTCTTCACGTATagtttcttgttgttttaaatCCCATAGTTTGATAGACGAATCGTTGCTTCCACTTAATAGATATTGATAATCTGTTGTTTCTAAGGAGAGACTATTGACAGCTGCATAGTCATGACAATTACTTGGGAAAACATCATGCTTGCCTAGTTGATAAATCTCAGAATAGAAATTTTCAGTAATTATATTAGAGAATCGAGAAGGTGTTATTCTACCCAACAGTCGATCTAGTAGTAGTTTTTCCATAATGAATAACGACGAAAAAAGCAACACTATTTACATAGAAAAGTTAATTTGAGAATATACAAGATAGCTGTTTCCTACATATAAACCATTCCTAAGGAAATGGTTGTCGCACTTTGTCGCACTTTGTCTCTTTGTTTGTTAATcgaattgaattgaatgaaaatagtgaaaaaaaaaaaaaaattacagGTCGTAAAGaatagaaaaatttttttgttccacGTAATAATCACCATACAAATTTAAACCAAacccaccaccacaacccCCTAAGTTACATTCTAGATACCATGTTAGACATTAATGCATTTCTCGTTGAAAARGGGAGGTGACCcagaaattattaaagcatcccaaaagaaaagaggTGACTCCGTCGAATTAGTTGATGAAATCATCGCCGAATATAAAGAATGGGTTAAATTAAGATTCGATTTAGATGAAcacaacaagaaattgaattcagtacaaaaagaaattggtaAAAGATTCAAAGCTAAAGAAGATGCTAAAGATTTAATTGctgaaaaggaaaaattgagtaatgaaaaaaaggaaattattgaaaaagaagcTGAAGCAGATAAGAATTTACGTAgtaaaatcaatcaagTTGGTAACATCGTTCATGAATCAGTTGTTGATTCtcaagatgaagaaaacaatGAATTGGTTAGAACCTGGACTCCagaaaattacaaaaaacCAGAACAAATTGCTGCAGCTACTGGTGCACCAGCCAAATTATCTCATCATGAAGTATTGTTAAGATTAGATGGTTACGATCCAGAAAGAGGGGTTAGAATTGTTGGTCATCGTGGTTATTTCTTAAGAAACTATGGGGTATTTTTGAACCAAGCTTTAATCAACTACGGTTTACTGTTTTTGAGTAGCAAAGGATACGTTCCATTGCAAGCACCAGTTATGATGAATAAAGAAGTCATGGCTAAAACCGCACAATTGTCTCAATTTGACGAAGAATTGTATAAAGTCATTGATggtgaagatgaaaaatatttaattgcCACTTCAGAACAACCAATTAGTGCTTACCATGCCGGTGAATGGTTTGAATCACCAGCAGAACAATTGCCAGTTCGTTATGCTGGTTATTCATCATGTTTCAGAAGAGAAGCTGGATCACACGGTAAAGATGCTTGGGGTATTTTCCGTGTCCATGCTTTTGAAAagattgaacaatttgttttgacTGAACCAGAAAAATCATGGGAAGAATTTGATAGAATGATTGGATGTTCAGaagaattttatcaatcatTAGGATTGCCATACAGAGTTGTTGGTATTGTTTCAGGTGAATTGAACAATGCTGCTGCTAAGAAATACGATTTGGAAGCTTGGTTCCCATTCCAACAAGAATACAAAGAATTGGTTTCATGTTCAAACTGTACTGATTatcaatcaagaaatttggAAATCAGATGTGGtataaaacaacaaaaccaacaagaaaagaaatacgTCCATTGTTTGAACTCAACTTTAAGTGCTACTGAAAGAACTATCTGTTGTATTTTAGAAAACTACCAAAAGGAAGATGGGTTGGTTATTCCTGAAGTATTGAGAAAATACATTCCTGGTGAACCAGAATTTATTCCATACATTAAGGAATTGCCAAAAAACACCACTTCTGTTAAAAAAGCTAAAGGTAAGAATTAGATGTTTATAGTGCATGTTATACTCCattttattaaaacatTATAATAGTAtgtcattttctttttatctttGTATTCTTAAAAACTGGTGATATGTATcagaaaaaggaaaatcACACGACACGTCATGAATGGATGGATGGTGCACAGCCTTGCCTTGTATGCAATACTGACATCATCGCCACTTAGTGCTACTACCACCGACCCCACCACAACCAACAAAACCGCAATGACGACCCGAAATTCAAACGAAAACGTAGGcaaaacatcaacaactcaatcgaagaaggaaaaaaaaaataaccttaaaaatatattttgcAAAACAAATATCCACATTATCCATTATTCGATAGCTGAATACTTGGTTTTTATTTGAGTTTCCACTACCACgtttatttaaatatacTATCTAGCAAGCCATGTCAAATATGGAATCATCCCATGTGAATAATGTGGAATCACCACCAGAATATGTATctcaaccaccaccaaaataTGTACCTCGACAgtcatcatcgtcgtcatcttcaatatcaGATCAGGAATCAGATATTCACAATCCACCACAAAGGGCCAgtgaaaatcaattatcgACTTGTTGTTCTGATTGTTGGTGTAATTGTTTTGATAGTTGTTCTGGCACTAATTGTACTGCTTCCGATAAGAATATTTGTGGCAGTATACTAGTTGTTTTGTGTTGTGGAAGCACAATTGGGTATGCCACTAATGCTTGAATAACAGCTTTATTGTCCCGTTGTCAACCAtagaattattaatatcTATTCATTCAAATGTATATAGTATTGTGGGGTTTGTTAGGATATGTTcttttaatgaattaatgGTTTTTATGTTATCCCTCTGTAAGTTATAGGAAATCTTCTGATTCGAATTATTCAGTACTGTGAGCAATACGTATATAGCGAAGTCGCATTAAAGTGCCGAGACACTAGAAGCAgtaaaaatttgattgctACTAAAATACAGCATGACATAGTTAACACTTTTAGTGTATACCATTGTTAACCTGAAACGATCCTACATTAGAGCTCTACAACTGATTGGCTTCTTTAGTtttctattgttttgtAAATTGCAATTGGGGGAGAGGTCCCGGTCCAGCTCACAAGAAACAATAGTCCATTGTTTTTCTGGGGAACATAAAATCGCGGGAGCTTCCTAATTAAGTTTATACCCGAAAGAAATATAAGGAATTAAAGCTGATATGCAGGTATTGCTAACACTAATAAGCTTTTCAATAGTAATAATCCTCCATTTgtcaatcaatttcacTTAAACACACTCTAAGAGGGGGGAAAAAGGCAAATAGCAATGACAGATATCCGTGCTTTATTGTGTATAAAAGGAGACCAATTTTCACTCCTtgatgaaaagaaaactatcaaataacaaacaccaacatatttttttaacttcACAAACCAACAGAAATCTAATTTAGCTGCTTTACAATATGAGTTCCATTACATTAGCACCAGAATCTCAAATCAAAGGTAAAACTGCAATTATTACTGGTGGTACTAAACATTTGGGTGGAGAAACAGCTAGAGAATTGGCTAAATTAGGAGCCAATTTATTCTTGCATTATAGACTGGATGCAAATCAAGCAGAAACTTtcaaacaagaattgacGAAAGAATTTCCcgatttaaaaattgaaatttatgGTAGTAAATTGGATAAAGCTAAAGATTTAACCAAATTATTTACCACTGCTAAACTGAAATTTCCTCAAGGTATTGATATTGCTATTAATAATGTTGGtaaagttttgaaaaaaccaATTACTGAAATttctgaagaagaatttgatgaaatggATATTGCAAATAATAAGAgtgcatttttttttattaaagaaGCCGGAATTAgtttaaatgataatggGAGAATTGTTTCTATTGTCACTTCGTTGCTTGCGGCTTATACTGATTCTTATGGATTATATCAAGGAACCAAGAGTGGAGTTGAATATTATAGTAAAGCTGCTTCAAAAGAGTTACATGGACGTGGGATTAGTGTCAATTGTTGTGCTCCAGGTCCTATGGATACACCATTCTTGTATGGTCAAGAAACTGAACAAAGTGTTGCATTTTTCAAGACCATGGGATTACATGGCCGTTTGACAAAAGTTTCTGATATTGTTCCAATTGTTAGATTTTTGGTCACTGAAGGAGGATGGATGACTGGTCAAACTTTGTATGCCTCTGGTGGATTCACAGCCCATTAAATAAAGTAATAACGTGTGTTATTCAAGCTTGTttaacaaataaataagttcaaatatttatatttatatatatatatatatatgttaCACATGTATTATAATGtatcaaattaaataattctaaattttttttttcttttttaatgTTTGTCTTTTTGCAATTCAATTGCAAAACTGAATCATCATAACTAGCGTCTCAAATCATCTATAAATTGTTATTTCTAATTAAAGATCCTTCATTATacatattttcaatttcttgtttgaaataattgGCAGCAATTGGTCTTCTAATTTTCATTGTTGGAGTGATAACATTCCTTTCAACAGTTAATGGTTCAAACGAAATGTCAATATTGTgcaatttttcaaacccTTGCAAGTGTTTACCAATACTCTTATTCATATCATCCAACAATACTTTTCTGTTTCTTggtgatttgaaaaattcaattatatcaGCTTGATTGAcaatttcatctttaaATCTTTTCTTGATATACGTACCAATAGTGGTTGGATCTAATccaacaacaccaacaagGAATGTTTGTAATGAATCACCATGAACAAATAATTGAGCAATATATGGGAATTGAGACAAGTATAAACCTTCGATTTTTTCTGGAGATACATATTCTCCTTGAGCcaatttaaagaaattcttAACACgatcaataattttcaCTTTCCCTTCAGAATCAATACATGCAACATCACCAGTGTAGAACCAaccatcttcatcaacCGCTTTAGCAGTTTCTTCTGGGTTCTTGTAATAttctttgaaaatttgtGGACCTCTTAACAATAATTCACCTCTAGCCCCTTCTTTGTCATGAGCGGAATATCCCATTTCAGGGATATCTCTAATTTTCATTTCCGTGGTGACACTAATGGCACCACATGAAGTCGATTCAGTTTCATATTTGGAAGAAGCCATAACCCCAG
The sequence above is a segment of the Candida albicans SC5314 chromosome 3, complete sequence genome. Coding sequences within it:
- a CDS encoding uncharacterized protein (Ortholog(s) have role in transcription-coupled nucleotide-excision repair and Ddb1-Ckn1 complex, cytosol localization), with product MEKLLLDRSLGRITPSRFSNIITENFYSEIYQLGKHDVFPSNCHDYAAVNSLSLETTDYQYLLSGSNDSSIKLWDLKQQETIREENEIDANLHLHPSTFDNFDYDNPVSTFVNLATILKRHHHKFGISCIQWWPYDTGMFASSSFDHTVKIWDTNELTPVHTFDLSNKVYDIDISAENALIATANDQPFIRLLDLNSTSSAHTLSGHKGKTLVVKWHPINSNILASGGYDGEVKIWDIRRSQSCLTQLDMSRTNDSSYTTKLSKAHSGPVNGLVWDPSGSLLYTVGNDDKIRVWDMVNVSTPPPINKLINFGPLIRNKHPHTIPLLLNPQGETETQFLLFPSESGDVFIFRTIDGKLVNRLARKGSRNTGRTVSMCNGGPSTAKYFCGTIDGEIISWGPCLDKPDLSELRQQDENNDFDDDEDINERLLKQFQLENKRKQFLESIEK
- the SES1 gene encoding serine--tRNA ligase (Seryl-tRNA synthetase; charges the tRNA that recognizes the CUG codon, which typically specifies Leu, but specifies Ser in C. albicans; complements S. cerevisiae ses1 mutant viability; soluble protein in hyphae; macrophage-regulated), yielding MHFSLKXGGDPEIIKASQKKRGDSVELVDEIIAEYKEWVKLRFDLDEHNKKLNSVQKEIGKRFKAKEDAKDLIAEKEKLSNEKKEIIEKEAEADKNLRSKINQVGNIVHESVVDSQDEENNELVRTWTPENYKKPEQIAAATGAPAKLSHHEVLLRLDGYDPERGVRIVGHRGYFLRNYGVFLNQALINYGLSFLSSKGYVPLQAPVMMNKEVMAKTAQLSQFDEELYKVIDGEDEKYLIATSEQPISAYHAGEWFESPAEQLPVRYAGYSSCFRREAGSHGKDAWGIFRVHAFEKIEQFVLTEPEKSWEEFDRMIGCSEEFYQSLGLPYRVVGIVSGELNNAAAKKYDLEAWFPFQQEYKELVSCSNCTDYQSRNLEIRCGIKQQNQQEKKYVHCLNSTLSATERTICCILENYQKEDGLVIPEVLRKYIPGEPEFIPYIKELPKNTTSVKKAKGKN
- a CDS encoding uncharacterized protein (Ortholog of C. parapsilosis CDC317 : CPAR2_102150, C. dubliniensis CD36 : Cd36_82780, Pichia stipitis Pignal : psti_CGOB_00155 and Candida orthopsilosis Co 90-125 : CORT_0B03450), giving the protein MSNMESSHVNNVESPPEYVSQPPPKYVPRQSSSSSSSISDQESDIHNPPQRASENQLSTCCSDCWCNCFDSCSGTNCTASDKNICGSILVVLCCGSTIGYATNA
- the ADH4 gene encoding Adh4p (Predicted 3-hydroxyacyl-CoA dehydrogenase; transcript is increased in azole-resistant strain overexpressing MDR1; transcript is increased in populations of cells exposed to fluconazole over multiple generations; mutant is viable) encodes the protein MSSITLAPESQIKGKTAIITGGTKHLGGETARELAKLGANLFLHYRSDANQAETFKQELTKEFPDLKIEIYGSKLDKAKDLTKLFTTAKSKFPQGIDIAINNVGKVLKKPITEISEEEFDEMDIANNKSAFFFIKEAGISLNDNGRIVSIVTSLLAAYTDSYGLYQGTKSGVEYYSKAASKELHGRGISVNCCAPGPMDTPFLYGQETEQSVAFFKTMGLHGRLTKVSDIVPIVRFLVTEGGWMTGQTLYASGGFTAH